From Methanobacterium petrolearium:
AAAAAATGGAAATACTGGATAAAAGGAGTTTAGAGTTTGGAAAAAACCAGACCCTGCTAAATTCCAAAGAACATTTCAGGGAACAGCTGGAAAAAACTAAAAAAGATCTTAACTGGCAATTAACTGAAATAACAGGCAAAGAAGAGGAAATGAGTAAATTAAAACCCAGGTTAAAGAAACTAAATGTTTTAAAAAGTCTGGAAGAAAATATCAAAGAATTGAAAAATCTAAATAAAGATAAAAAAAGATTAGATGCAATATTGACCGATATAAAACGTTTTAAGACTATTTTAAATGAAAATGAAGTTTATTACAATGACTATTCTCTTCTAAATACTGATATCAGCAGTTTACAATATGCCAAAGATCAGTTTGAGGGAAGTAGAGTATTATCTGAACAGTACACAACAAGAAAATCAAAAATCAAAGTTAAAATGAAAAAATCCCTTGAAAAAGTAAAAACCGTTCTGGAAACATCCAATCAGATTTTAAACACTCAATTTGATTCTGTCGAAGAATTGGAAAATTATCTGACCACATTTAAACCACAATTAGAGGCAAAAATACAGACAACTTCCGAGGAAATTCATGATATACAGAAAGAATTATCTAACCTTCAGGTAAAAAATCAGGACCTTGAAAAACCTATTGGTGAGTTAGAACAAGTTAAAGATCTTTGCCCAATTTGTAAATCTGCTATAACCCCCCAAAAAAGGGATGAACTAATTGAAGATTATCAATCTGATATTGAGGTTAATATTTTAAGATCAAAGGATTTAAAAGAACAATTAGGAGATATTGAAGCTCAGAAAGGTAATTTAGAATTGCAACAATCTAAAATTCAGAGCATAAATCTGGGTATTTTAAGAGAATATTTAAAATCAGTGAAGGATGATGCCAAAGAGGTTGAAAATATTGATTCGAACCTTAAAGATCTTCAAGACAAAATAACCATCCTGGAGGGTATTGAAAAGGATATTAGGAAGAAAAAATCCCAGATCGAGAATATGAAAGGTAAATATGAGAATTATATAGCTGCAAAAGGTTCATTAGAATCTTTAGGGAATATTGAAGAGCATACCTCCAATTTAAATGAAATCAACACCTCTTTAAGTGGTTTAAAAAAGAAGGTTAGTTCCCTTATGGAAATTGCAGGTGACAGTGTGGAGGATCTTCCTGAAGAGATATCTTATCTGGAAGAAATGGATAAACGGTATCAGCATCTCCAAGGTGAGGTTAGTCAGAAGGATGCTCTCCTAAAAAGACAAAAAGAAAATGAAATGCAGATCCAGGAGACCCTGGAAGCAGTAAAAGAGATCAGTCAAATTATTGAAGATTTAAACTACAATGAAAAATCTCATGAAAGGGTAAAAAAGGACTGGGAGTTGAAAAATGAAGAACTGACCCAGTTAACCGGAAAAAAACATATGTTGATCGGTCAGATGGATCAGCTTTCCCTTTCAATCAAAGAGTTAAAAAGTAAAATCATAGAATTCCAGAAATATGAAAATGAACTAAAAAATCTTAAAGACTTTTTAAAGTTATTGAACTTCATTAGACATATTTATGGTAAAGACGGTGTTCAAAAAGATTTAAGGAACATCTCAAGACCATTAATAGAAGAAAAGACACGGGAGTTATTTGAAAAATTTAATTTTGAATATTCTGATATTCAACTGGATGATGATTATGATGTGACTATCTATGGTCCCACTGGCAAAAGTAGTCTGGACATGATCAGTGGTGGTGAAAAAATAGCCGTAGCCATTGCTTTAAGGTTGGGAATCACCCAGGTACTTTCCAGAGGTAGTCTGGAACTCATCATGCTGGATGAACCTACAATCCATCTTGATGCTTATCGCCGTCAGGAACTGATTGATTTACTTAAGAAGATGTCCATAATCCCCCAAATGATCATTGTCACCCACGATGCAG
This genomic window contains:
- a CDS encoding AAA family ATPase, translated to MIIKNLHMKNFKSHKDTRIEFDTGISIIIGGNGAGKSSILEAVSFALFKQHTSKKIQQLITIGQKRMSVAIQFSAHGRTYRVLRERTKTSSKAIMSIKEGERFQSLVSGDKQVTLEVQNILEMDGDLFLNAVYVRQGEISDLIEKTSSEKKQMVGRLLGIDSLETAWKNIKIILDKYNGQKLRLEGKLESFEDANVELDSKKEEETQFNIKIKDLNRDIEGKIIDTNLIREKMEILDKRSLEFGKNQTLLNSKEHFREQLEKTKKDLNWQLTEITGKEEEMSKLKPRLKKLNVLKSLEENIKELKNLNKDKKRLDAILTDIKRFKTILNENEVYYNDYSLLNTDISSLQYAKDQFEGSRVLSEQYTTRKSKIKVKMKKSLEKVKTVLETSNQILNTQFDSVEELENYLTTFKPQLEAKIQTTSEEIHDIQKELSNLQVKNQDLEKPIGELEQVKDLCPICKSAITPQKRDELIEDYQSDIEVNILRSKDLKEQLGDIEAQKGNLELQQSKIQSINLGILREYLKSVKDDAKEVENIDSNLKDLQDKITILEGIEKDIRKKKSQIENMKGKYENYIAAKGSLESLGNIEEHTSNLNEINTSLSGLKKKVSSLMEIAGDSVEDLPEEISYLEEMDKRYQHLQGEVSQKDALLKRQKENEMQIQETLEAVKEISQIIEDLNYNEKSHERVKKDWELKNEELTQLTGKKHMLIGQMDQLSLSIKELKSKIIEFQKYENELKNLKDFLKLLNFIRHIYGKDGVQKDLRNISRPLIEEKTRELFEKFNFEYSDIQLDDDYDVTIYGPTGKSSLDMISGGEKIAVAIALRLGITQVLSRGSLELIMLDEPTIHLDAYRRQELIDLLKKMSIIPQMIIVTHDADLEDAADNILRIEKEEGTSFLAES